Sequence from the Leptospira johnsonii genome:
AGGATCTATACAAACACGGAAGGTTATCTGACAGAGGGAGCCATTCATTCTATCTTTCTTTTTCTAAATAGGGAATGGATCACTCCTCCTTTGGAAGAAGGAATTCTTCCTGGAATCGCAAGAAAACAATGGATCAAAAAATTGAAAGCGAAGGAAAAGAAGATTTCCAAACAGGACATGAGTTTTGCATCCAAGATCGTTTTGGTAAATTCTCTCAGAGGAGTTAGAAGAGTTTCCGGGGTGGATTTCGAATGAGAAGTTTTTTAGGACTGGCTCTTCCTGATCATATAAAATCGGATCTGGAAAAAATCTGCTTTGGACTGGAAGAGATCCGTTGGGTTTCTGCGGAAAATTTTCATGCTACCTTGGTGTTTTTAGGTGAGCTAAATCAGGAAGAGATCGAGAAGGTCTCGGAGATTTGCGGCCAAGTTTCCGAAAAAAGTTTTTCCTTGGAGATCAAGGGTGTCGGCTTTTTTGGGAATAAGTTTCCGGAAATTCTATATGTGGGTGTGACACTTTCGGAAGAATTGAAAAGGTTACAAAAAGTTTTGGAGTCCACTCTCAGAAGGGAAGGTTTTTCCATCGATAAAAGGGATTATAAGCCCCATATAACGATAGGAAGATTCAAAAGGACCCCTGAAAAACGTTTGGATCTTTATTTGAATGAGTTCTCTCAATTCCAAACCGACATAGTTCCTGTGTCGGAATTCCATCTATTTTATAGTCGCAGCGGAGCGAACGGTCAGATATACTCGGTCGAAGAATCATACCCTCTTCTCTTGGAATAAATGGAAAATCCCAGACAAAATCAGTACTCTCCTATCCGGGATTTTTCCGATTTTTTTGCGGACCCTAGACATTCCGTAGAAGAGGTCGTAGGAATCGGCGGAGATCTAAAACCAGATCGCCTTTTGTATGCTTATACTCGTGGGATCTTTCCTTGGGCGGATAAACCTTTACTTTGGTTTTCTTTGGATCCGAGAGCAATCTTCGACCTAAACGTTCTTCATATTAGTTCCCGAGTCCACAGAAGGATCCGTCAAAAAAAATTCACTGTAACATTTAATCGTGCATTCGAACAAGTTATGCGATGCTGTGCATTTAGAACGGAAGAGCAAACATGGAT
This genomic interval carries:
- the thpR gene encoding RNA 2',3'-cyclic phosphodiesterase codes for the protein MRSFLGLALPDHIKSDLEKICFGLEEIRWVSAENFHATLVFLGELNQEEIEKVSEICGQVSEKSFSLEIKGVGFFGNKFPEILYVGVTLSEELKRLQKVLESTLRREGFSIDKRDYKPHITIGRFKRTPEKRLDLYLNEFSQFQTDIVPVSEFHLFYSRSGANGQIYSVEESYPLLLE